A genomic segment from Blastococcus sp. PRF04-17 encodes:
- a CDS encoding electron transfer flavoprotein subunit alpha/FixB family protein has product MAEVLVLAELNPAGGGVRKTTLEALTAARALGEPSAVVLGAPGAAASVREQLAEYGADTVYVAEAPEVDEYLVAPKAEVLAQLVAEKSPAAVVIPSSPEGKEIAGRLAIKTGSGFLTDVTEIAPDGTATQVAFAGQTIVHSQVTTGTPIYTLRGNSVTPEPAPAAGAEQQVQVSVSEAAKAARVTDRVVEQKSSRPELTEASIVVSGGRGVASAENFAIIEALADSLGAAVGASRAAVDSGFYPHTFQVGQTGKTVSPQLYVAVGISGAIQHRAGMQTSKTIVAINKDPEAPIFELADFGVVGDLNTVVPVATEQITARK; this is encoded by the coding sequence ATGGCAGAGGTCCTGGTCCTGGCCGAGCTCAACCCGGCCGGCGGTGGCGTGCGCAAGACCACGCTCGAGGCCCTGACGGCCGCCCGTGCGCTCGGTGAGCCCTCGGCCGTCGTCCTCGGTGCCCCCGGCGCCGCCGCGAGTGTGCGGGAGCAGCTGGCCGAGTACGGCGCGGACACGGTGTACGTGGCCGAGGCTCCCGAGGTCGATGAGTACCTGGTGGCGCCCAAGGCCGAGGTGCTGGCGCAGCTGGTGGCCGAGAAGTCGCCGGCGGCGGTGGTGATCCCGTCCTCTCCGGAGGGCAAGGAGATCGCCGGCCGGCTGGCGATCAAGACCGGCAGCGGCTTCCTGACCGACGTCACCGAGATCGCGCCCGACGGCACCGCCACCCAGGTGGCGTTCGCCGGGCAGACGATCGTGCACTCCCAGGTCACGACCGGTACGCCGATCTACACGCTGCGGGGCAACTCGGTCACCCCCGAGCCCGCGCCGGCCGCGGGCGCCGAGCAGCAGGTGCAGGTGTCGGTCTCCGAGGCGGCCAAGGCCGCCCGGGTCACCGACCGCGTGGTCGAGCAGAAGAGCAGCCGCCCGGAGCTGACCGAGGCCTCGATCGTGGTCTCCGGCGGGCGCGGGGTGGCCAGCGCGGAGAACTTCGCGATCATCGAGGCCCTAGCCGACTCCCTGGGCGCGGCCGTGGGGGCCTCGCGGGCCGCGGTGGACTCCGGCTTCTACCCGCACACCTTCCAGGTCGGGCAGACCGGCAAGACCGTCTCCCCGCAGCTCTACGTCGCCGTGGGCATCTCCGGAGCCATCCAGCACCGCGCCGGCATGCAGACCTCGAAGACCATCGTCGCGATCAACAAGGACCCCGAGGCGCCGATCTTCGAACTCGCCGACTTCGGCGTCGTCGGCGACCTGAACACCGTCGTCCCCGTCGCCACCGAGCAGATCACCGCCCGCAAGTAG
- a CDS encoding MFS transporter has protein sequence MGEDVGQSGRRSVFDRAHRLTTAGLLMLVTFVAFESMAVATAMPTAVTELDGLAWYGWPFSAFLVASVIGMVVGGETGDRRGPRVALLFGVGVFSVGLLVAGVAAHMSLFVAARAVQGIGGGAIAVSLYVVAGQAYEPALRPKLFGAISAAWVLPALIGPLVAGLITTHLTWRLVFLGLLPLIGVGLALVLPAIHGLGVPREAAAPQPARRWWALLAGLGIGALQYAGQRLDLLAIAVAAAGVAALVTGLRHLLPAGTVRARPGLPAVVGARGLLAGAFFGMDALLPLALTQLHGYSPTTAGIPLTAGALGWATASQLQGRRPGVPRVVMLRAGFVLLAVGLAATAVVAVPGVGGWPAYLSWAVAGLGMGLGMPSVGVLLLDQSPEHRRGADSAAFQIADVTGSALCVGVVGVLIAATAAGLLALSSAVLVAVAVLTALAVLGSLLAPRAGAPAAAPAAPEPASTLAT, from the coding sequence TTGGGCGAGGACGTGGGGCAGAGCGGGCGGAGGTCGGTCTTCGACCGGGCGCACCGCCTGACCACCGCCGGGCTGCTCATGCTGGTCACGTTCGTGGCCTTCGAGTCGATGGCGGTCGCCACGGCGATGCCGACGGCGGTGACCGAGCTCGACGGCCTCGCCTGGTACGGCTGGCCCTTCAGCGCCTTCCTCGTCGCCTCGGTGATCGGCATGGTGGTCGGCGGCGAGACCGGCGACCGTCGCGGCCCCCGGGTGGCGTTGCTGTTCGGCGTCGGCGTCTTCTCCGTCGGACTGCTCGTCGCCGGCGTCGCCGCGCACATGAGCCTCTTCGTCGCCGCGCGGGCCGTGCAGGGCATCGGCGGTGGCGCCATCGCCGTGTCGCTCTACGTCGTCGCCGGGCAGGCCTACGAGCCGGCGCTGCGGCCGAAGCTCTTCGGTGCCATCTCGGCCGCGTGGGTGCTGCCGGCGCTGATCGGGCCGCTGGTCGCCGGCCTGATCACCACGCACCTCACCTGGCGGCTGGTCTTCCTCGGACTGCTGCCGCTCATCGGGGTCGGTCTGGCCCTCGTGCTGCCCGCCATCCACGGTCTCGGCGTGCCCCGGGAGGCGGCCGCGCCGCAGCCCGCCCGTCGGTGGTGGGCACTGCTCGCCGGTCTGGGCATCGGGGCGCTGCAGTACGCCGGGCAGCGGCTGGACCTCCTCGCGATCGCCGTGGCCGCCGCCGGGGTCGCCGCGCTGGTGACCGGCCTGCGGCACCTGCTGCCCGCCGGCACGGTGCGCGCCCGCCCGGGCCTGCCGGCCGTCGTCGGTGCGCGCGGCCTGCTGGCGGGTGCGTTCTTCGGCATGGACGCCCTCCTCCCCCTGGCCCTCACCCAGCTGCACGGGTACAGCCCGACCACCGCCGGCATCCCGCTCACCGCCGGGGCGCTCGGCTGGGCGACCGCCTCGCAGCTGCAGGGGCGGCGGCCGGGCGTGCCGCGGGTGGTCATGCTCCGCGCCGGCTTCGTCCTGCTCGCCGTCGGACTCGCGGCGACGGCCGTCGTCGCGGTGCCCGGAGTCGGCGGGTGGCCCGCCTACCTCAGCTGGGCCGTCGCCGGCCTGGGGATGGGGCTGGGGATGCCGAGCGTCGGGGTGCTGCTGCTCGACCAGTCACCCGAGCACCGGCGCGGTGCCGACTCCGCCGCGTTCCAGATCGCCGACGTCACGGGCTCCGCGCTCTGCGTCGGCGTCGTCGGAGTGCTGATCGCCGCGACCGCCGCCGGGCTGCTGGCGCTGTCGAGCGCGGTCCTCGTCGCGGTCGCCGTCCTCACCGCACTCGCCGTCCTCGGCTCCCTGCTGGCGCCGCGGGCAGGCGCCCCGGCCGCGGCCCCGGCCGCCCCCGAGCCCGCGTCTACCCTGGCGACGTGA
- a CDS encoding cysteine desulfurase family protein encodes MTYLDHAATTPVLPEVLAAMTEQLGRVGNASSLHASGRAARRAAEQSRERLAEAVGARPSEVLFTGGGTESDNLAVKGLFWARRRADSRKRRIVVSPAEHHAVLDSVEWLAKHDGADVTWLPVEPTGRVLPDAFAEAVGDGSDVAVASVMWANNEIGTVSDIPALAAVARAAGVPLHTDAVQAVGQVPVDFGASGVDALTMTGHKLGGPMGAGVLLLRRDAECTPLLHGGGQERDVRSGTLDVAAIVGLAVATVAAVDTREERAGRLAALRRRLVDGVVAQVPDAQLNGAPLDDRVPTGPGRLPGNAHLSFPGAEGDALLMLLDARGIECSTGSACSAGVARPSHVLLATGADPERARSSLRFSLGHTSTDHDVDAVLEVIGPVVERARRAGLGVR; translated from the coding sequence GTGACCTACTTGGATCACGCGGCCACCACGCCGGTGCTCCCCGAGGTGCTGGCGGCCATGACCGAGCAGCTCGGGCGGGTGGGCAACGCCTCGTCGCTGCACGCCAGCGGTCGCGCGGCCCGCAGGGCCGCCGAGCAGTCCCGGGAACGGCTCGCCGAGGCCGTCGGCGCCCGGCCGTCGGAGGTGCTGTTCACCGGCGGCGGCACCGAGAGCGACAACCTGGCGGTCAAGGGGCTGTTCTGGGCCCGCCGGCGGGCCGACTCGCGCAAGCGCCGGATCGTGGTCAGCCCGGCCGAGCACCACGCCGTGCTCGACAGCGTCGAGTGGCTGGCCAAGCACGACGGGGCCGACGTGACCTGGCTGCCGGTGGAGCCCACCGGTCGGGTGCTGCCCGACGCCTTCGCCGAAGCGGTCGGCGACGGGTCGGACGTCGCGGTCGCGAGCGTCATGTGGGCGAACAACGAGATCGGGACGGTCAGCGACATCCCCGCCCTGGCCGCCGTCGCGCGCGCGGCCGGCGTGCCGCTGCACACCGACGCGGTGCAGGCGGTCGGCCAGGTGCCGGTCGACTTCGGCGCCTCGGGTGTCGACGCGCTGACCATGACCGGCCACAAGCTCGGCGGGCCGATGGGCGCCGGCGTCCTGCTGCTGCGCCGCGACGCCGAGTGCACCCCTCTGCTGCACGGCGGCGGGCAGGAGCGCGACGTCCGGTCGGGCACGCTGGACGTGGCCGCGATCGTGGGGCTGGCCGTCGCGACGGTCGCGGCGGTGGACACCCGTGAGGAGCGAGCCGGACGGCTGGCCGCCCTGCGCCGGCGGCTGGTGGACGGCGTCGTCGCCCAGGTGCCGGACGCGCAGCTCAACGGCGCGCCGCTGGACGACCGCGTGCCGACGGGACCGGGCCGGCTCCCCGGCAACGCCCACCTGTCGTTCCCCGGCGCCGAGGGCGACGCGCTGCTCATGCTGCTGGACGCCCGGGGGATCGAGTGCTCGACCGGGTCGGCCTGCAGCGCGGGGGTCGCGCGGCCCAGTCACGTCCTGCTCGCCACCGGCGCGGATCCGGAGCGGGCGCGCAGCTCCCTGCGGTTCAGCCTCGGGCACACGTCGACCGACCACGACGTGGACGCCGTCCTCGAGGTGATCGGCCCCGTCGTGGAACGGGCCCGGCGGGCCGGGCTGGGCGTCCGGTGA
- the mnmA gene encoding tRNA 2-thiouridine(34) synthase MnmA: MRVLAAMSGGVDSAVAAALAVDAGHDVTGVHLALSPDRQVMRSGSRGCCSVEDAHDARRVADELGIPFYVWDLAERFTEDVVEDFVAEYAAGRTPNPCLRCNEKIKFSAVLDRARALGFDAVVTGHHARLTDGVLRRSVDAAKDQSYVLGVLTGDQLSAAMFPLGSMTKERVRQLAAERGFAVAAKPDSHDICFIPDGDTRGFLARRLGSRPGPVVDAATGTTVGEHDGTYGFTVGQRKGLGLTIGDQRPRYVLGIEPVSRTVTIGTRDLAGVSEVLTGMPTWSGAAPAFPFRAEVQLRAHAAPVACEVDVADDGGLRIRLADEQRGVAPGQSAVLYEPDASLGDRVLGQAAVRLPT; the protein is encoded by the coding sequence GTGAGGGTCCTGGCCGCGATGAGCGGCGGCGTGGACTCGGCGGTGGCCGCGGCCCTGGCCGTGGACGCCGGGCACGACGTCACGGGTGTGCACCTGGCGCTGTCGCCCGACCGGCAGGTGATGCGTAGTGGCTCGCGGGGGTGCTGCAGCGTCGAGGACGCGCACGACGCCCGTCGGGTCGCCGACGAGCTGGGCATCCCGTTCTACGTCTGGGACCTCGCCGAGCGATTCACCGAGGACGTCGTCGAGGACTTCGTCGCCGAGTACGCGGCGGGCCGCACGCCCAACCCGTGCCTGCGCTGCAACGAGAAGATCAAGTTCTCGGCCGTGCTCGACAGGGCGCGGGCACTGGGCTTCGACGCCGTCGTCACGGGCCACCACGCGCGGCTGACCGACGGTGTGCTCCGGCGCTCGGTCGACGCCGCCAAGGACCAGTCGTACGTGCTGGGCGTGCTGACCGGCGACCAGTTGTCGGCCGCGATGTTCCCGCTCGGCTCGATGACCAAGGAGCGGGTGCGGCAGCTCGCGGCCGAGCGCGGGTTCGCCGTCGCAGCCAAGCCCGACTCCCACGACATCTGCTTCATCCCCGACGGCGACACCCGCGGATTCCTGGCTCGCCGGCTCGGCAGCCGGCCCGGTCCAGTGGTCGACGCGGCGACGGGGACGACGGTGGGGGAGCACGACGGGACGTACGGCTTCACCGTCGGGCAGCGCAAGGGGCTCGGGCTCACGATCGGCGACCAGCGCCCGCGGTACGTCCTGGGGATCGAGCCGGTCTCGCGGACGGTCACCATCGGCACCCGCGACCTGGCCGGTGTCTCCGAGGTCCTGACCGGCATGCCGACCTGGTCCGGCGCCGCACCGGCCTTCCCGTTCCGTGCCGAGGTGCAGCTGCGGGCGCACGCGGCGCCGGTCGCCTGCGAGGTGGACGTGGCCGACGACGGCGGACTGCGGATCCGGCTCGCGGACGAGCAGCGCGGAGTGGCGCCGGGGCAGTCCGCGGTGCTCTACGAGCCCGACGCCTCCCTCGGCGACCGGGTGCTCGGGCAGGCAGCCGTCCGGCTGCCCACGTGA
- a CDS encoding methionine synthase — protein sequence MNPTPWGPASGVGSLPGIDPAEAMRLVVGELPDFAHLPELPGRGAGADMIGRTAALLVDLAVDLTPAGWRLVPRSGVDQRRAREFLARDLDALHDVAERWTGPLKVQAAGPWTLAAGLERTRGDRAVVDPGARRDLAQSLAEGISAHVSAVAARVPGAQVVVQLDEPSVPAVLQGGLPTVSGFGKLPAVEATVVEQELGALIDAVTPPVVVHCCAPRAPLALFRAAGAAALSFDLGLVQDLDTVGSAVEAGTHLFPGVIPGTDTTLGTPKSTASRVQAWWRELGFPADGLTPAVTLTPACGLAGATPGYARASMAHVREAAKFLQPE from the coding sequence GTGAACCCCACGCCGTGGGGGCCGGCCTCCGGCGTCGGGTCACTGCCCGGGATCGACCCGGCCGAGGCGATGCGCCTCGTCGTCGGCGAGCTGCCGGACTTCGCGCACCTGCCCGAGCTGCCCGGCCGAGGTGCGGGGGCGGACATGATCGGCCGCACCGCCGCCCTGCTCGTGGACCTCGCCGTCGACCTGACGCCGGCCGGGTGGCGGCTGGTGCCGCGGTCCGGGGTCGACCAGCGGCGGGCGCGGGAGTTCCTCGCCCGCGACCTCGACGCGCTCCACGACGTCGCCGAACGGTGGACCGGTCCGCTCAAGGTGCAGGCGGCCGGTCCCTGGACCCTCGCAGCCGGACTCGAGCGCACCCGCGGTGACCGGGCGGTGGTCGACCCCGGCGCGCGGCGCGACCTGGCCCAGTCGCTCGCCGAGGGCATCAGCGCCCACGTCTCGGCCGTCGCCGCGCGCGTCCCCGGCGCCCAGGTCGTCGTCCAGCTGGACGAGCCGTCGGTGCCCGCCGTCCTCCAGGGCGGTCTGCCGACCGTCAGCGGCTTCGGCAAGCTCCCGGCGGTCGAGGCGACGGTGGTGGAGCAGGAGCTCGGCGCCCTGATCGATGCCGTCACGCCGCCCGTCGTGGTGCACTGCTGCGCGCCGCGGGCGCCGCTGGCGCTCTTCCGCGCCGCCGGCGCCGCGGCCCTCTCCTTCGACCTCGGGCTGGTCCAGGACCTCGACACCGTGGGCAGCGCGGTCGAGGCGGGCACCCACCTGTTCCCGGGGGTGATCCCCGGCACGGACACCACCCTCGGCACGCCGAAGTCGACGGCGTCCCGCGTGCAGGCCTGGTGGCGGGAGCTCGGGTTCCCGGCGGACGGCCTGACTCCGGCCGTCACGTTGACACCGGCCTGCGGGCTCGCGGGGGCCACTCCCGGCTACGCGCGCGCGTCCATGGCCCATGTCCGTGAGGCGGCCAAGTTCCTGCAACCAGAGTGA
- a CDS encoding HNH endonuclease signature motif containing protein yields MDDVEAQAPTVGWAAGPLRAVQAADREIARQTAIRARAVAEFAATRPASADRPPGRPGSMSPDRRAARAAAMADVSEWAAQELVVALSISQKAADELLTRSLTLVHRLPRTLDALESGVLHAGHLWSLLDKVAPVADPRVRAVLERDLLRWMRRREVTTPAQLSDKIARELLARDLRAAARDLESALRRRGVFARPDRTDGMAVLSALMTVPEADAVLDALGRYADALDDEGPPRSRGQKMLDCLMDLVLRPGENDLAPVQARLTVVAPVATMVGGEQPGEIGGQPVPAEMVRALARALGLLPDVPAPDDAPDVSLAPGTHHQEDDVLDEAQQRALEIWWADVEARALDGDWRGEDEPPLDELERWWALEARWSTPGPPPGPEPEGEEEPSPGWWTAADQAVEEAGATLLDLERQLGRARSAVRMAESADQADEEEWQQSSAGRPGPAADALAALARVTEERRAQLGHLLESTGGGGLVDRPRIAVTDALTGVLLALSDARGLREAGTCGRSRCRRGAVACTHDLRDRPGLGPPGPSSTYRPGVALDRFLRARDRRCRFPGCRRRVPLGGELDHHLSWPDGPTAAGNLTGFCTGHHRGKHQAPGWSYDMSPDGVLTVSTPTGVAASTCPPPY; encoded by the coding sequence ATGGACGACGTCGAAGCGCAGGCCCCCACCGTGGGGTGGGCGGCGGGGCCGCTGCGGGCGGTCCAGGCAGCGGACAGGGAGATCGCCCGCCAGACCGCCATCCGCGCGCGGGCCGTCGCGGAATTCGCCGCCACCCGGCCAGCTTCCGCTGACCGGCCGCCCGGCCGGCCCGGTTCCATGAGTCCCGACCGGCGTGCAGCCCGTGCCGCTGCCATGGCGGACGTCAGCGAATGGGCGGCGCAGGAACTGGTTGTGGCGCTGTCGATCAGCCAGAAGGCGGCCGACGAACTCCTCACCCGCTCGCTGACCCTGGTGCACCGGTTGCCGCGGACCCTCGACGCCCTGGAGAGCGGCGTGCTGCACGCCGGGCATCTTTGGTCGCTCCTCGACAAGGTCGCTCCTGTGGCGGACCCGCGCGTACGCGCCGTGCTCGAGCGGGACCTCCTCCGCTGGATGAGGCGCCGGGAGGTCACCACGCCGGCGCAGCTGAGCGACAAGATCGCCCGCGAACTGCTCGCGCGGGATCTCCGTGCCGCCGCGCGGGACCTGGAGTCGGCTCTCCGTCGGCGTGGGGTGTTCGCGCGCCCGGACCGGACGGACGGGATGGCCGTGCTCTCGGCGCTGATGACCGTGCCCGAGGCGGACGCGGTGCTCGACGCCCTCGGTCGGTACGCCGACGCGCTCGACGACGAGGGGCCACCCCGCAGCCGTGGGCAGAAGATGCTCGACTGCCTGATGGATCTCGTCCTGCGCCCCGGGGAGAACGACCTGGCGCCAGTCCAGGCGCGGCTCACGGTCGTGGCGCCAGTGGCCACGATGGTCGGCGGGGAGCAGCCGGGAGAGATCGGCGGTCAGCCGGTCCCGGCCGAGATGGTGCGGGCGCTCGCGCGTGCGCTGGGTCTGCTGCCCGACGTGCCGGCACCGGACGACGCGCCCGACGTGTCCCTCGCGCCCGGCACGCATCACCAGGAGGACGACGTCCTGGACGAGGCGCAGCAGCGAGCGCTGGAGATCTGGTGGGCCGACGTCGAGGCGCGGGCGCTGGACGGCGACTGGCGCGGGGAGGACGAACCGCCACTCGACGAACTCGAACGGTGGTGGGCGCTCGAGGCCCGATGGTCTACCCCCGGACCGCCGCCGGGGCCGGAGCCGGAGGGGGAGGAGGAGCCGTCGCCCGGGTGGTGGACCGCCGCTGACCAGGCGGTCGAGGAGGCCGGCGCGACACTGCTCGACCTCGAGCGGCAGCTGGGGCGGGCACGCAGTGCAGTCCGCATGGCGGAGAGCGCCGACCAAGCAGACGAGGAGGAATGGCAGCAGTCATCAGCCGGTCGACCGGGTCCAGCGGCCGACGCCCTCGCCGCGCTCGCGCGCGTCACCGAGGAACGACGGGCCCAGCTCGGCCACCTCCTCGAGTCGACTGGCGGGGGAGGGCTGGTCGACAGGCCGAGGATCGCCGTGACGGACGCGCTCACCGGTGTGCTGCTCGCCCTGTCCGACGCTCGAGGTCTCCGCGAGGCCGGCACGTGCGGGCGGTCCCGATGTCGCCGGGGGGCGGTCGCATGCACCCACGACCTGAGGGACCGCCCGGGACTCGGACCACCGGGCCCGTCGTCGACCTACCGACCCGGTGTCGCGCTCGACCGGTTTCTCCGGGCTCGTGACCGGCGCTGCCGGTTCCCGGGTTGCCGTCGGCGGGTGCCGCTCGGCGGCGAACTCGACCACCATCTCTCGTGGCCCGACGGACCGACGGCCGCCGGCAACCTCACGGGCTTCTGCACGGGGCACCATCGCGGAAAGCACCAGGCGCCAGGCTGGTCCTACGACATGTCGCCGGACGGCGTCCTCACGGTGTCGACGCCGACAGGCGTGGCGGCGTCGACGTGTCCGCCGCCGTACTGA
- the ligA gene encoding NAD-dependent DNA ligase LigA, with amino-acid sequence MSTDAELDAPAVAAATDREDVTEVPDDARTRHRDLSEELDRYALAYYVRDEPLVSDGQYDELMAELKAIEAAHPALVTPDSPSQKVNGGFTATFAPVQHLERMQSLDNAFSGDELSAWAQRVEREVGTGSSYLCELKIDGLAVALLYEKGRLVRAATRGDGVTGEDVTANVLTMRDIPHQLSGDDVPDRLEVRGEIYFPVAAFADLNAAMVEQGKAPFANPRNAAAGSLRQKDARVTASRPLRMIVHGLGAHDGWQPERQSQAYGRLRELGLPTSERYEVAGDLEGVWAYIERYREQRHSVEHEIDGVVVKVDQVALQRRLGSTSRAPRWAIAFKYPPEEATTTLLDIRVNVGRTGRVTPFAYMEPVKVAGSTVQLATLHNAGEVKRKGVLIGDTVVIRKAGDVIPEVLGPVVAARTGDEREFVMPSHCPECGTELRPEKEGDADIRCPNARSCPAQLRERVFHVAGRGAFDIENLGYEAAVALLTSGLLQDEGDLFFLDEERLARAPFFTRKDGALSANGAKLLANLRTRKDVPLWRVLVALSIRHVGPTAAQALARDFRSLDRIVGASEEELAAADGVGPTIARSIREWFAVDWHREVVEKWRQAGVRMADAGEQAGPGPLTGVTVVVTGSLRDYSRDQATAAIQERGGKVTGSVSKKTGFVVVGADPGSKYDKAVQVRAPILDDDGLQVLLDEGPDAAREVATIGDGSA; translated from the coding sequence GTGAGCACTGACGCGGAGCTGGACGCGCCGGCGGTCGCGGCGGCGACCGACCGGGAGGACGTCACCGAGGTCCCCGACGACGCGCGCACCCGGCACCGCGACCTGTCCGAGGAGCTCGACCGGTACGCGTTGGCCTACTACGTCCGCGACGAGCCGCTGGTCAGCGACGGCCAGTACGACGAGCTCATGGCCGAGCTCAAGGCCATCGAGGCCGCGCACCCGGCACTGGTCACGCCCGACTCCCCGAGCCAGAAGGTCAACGGCGGCTTCACCGCCACCTTCGCGCCGGTCCAGCACCTCGAGCGCATGCAGAGCCTCGACAACGCGTTCTCCGGCGACGAGTTGTCGGCGTGGGCGCAGCGCGTCGAGCGCGAGGTCGGCACCGGGTCGAGCTACCTGTGCGAGCTGAAGATCGACGGGCTGGCCGTCGCGCTGCTGTACGAGAAGGGCCGGCTGGTCCGTGCGGCCACCCGTGGCGACGGCGTCACCGGCGAGGACGTCACCGCCAACGTCCTCACGATGCGCGACATCCCGCACCAGCTCTCCGGTGACGACGTCCCGGACCGGCTCGAGGTGCGCGGTGAGATCTACTTCCCGGTGGCCGCCTTCGCCGACCTCAACGCCGCGATGGTCGAGCAGGGCAAGGCGCCCTTCGCCAATCCGCGCAACGCCGCAGCCGGGTCGCTGCGGCAGAAGGACGCCCGGGTCACGGCCTCCCGGCCGCTGCGCATGATCGTGCACGGCCTCGGCGCCCACGACGGCTGGCAGCCCGAGCGCCAGTCGCAGGCCTACGGCCGGCTCCGCGAACTCGGCCTGCCCACCAGCGAGCGCTACGAGGTGGCCGGCGACCTCGAGGGCGTGTGGGCCTACATCGAGCGCTATCGCGAGCAGCGGCACTCGGTGGAGCACGAGATCGACGGCGTCGTCGTCAAGGTCGACCAGGTCGCCCTGCAGCGGCGGCTCGGCTCGACCTCGCGCGCTCCCCGATGGGCCATCGCGTTCAAGTACCCACCGGAGGAAGCGACGACGACGTTGCTCGACATCAGGGTCAACGTCGGCCGCACCGGCCGCGTCACGCCGTTCGCCTACATGGAGCCGGTGAAGGTCGCCGGCTCCACGGTCCAGCTGGCGACGCTGCACAACGCCGGCGAGGTCAAGCGCAAGGGCGTCCTGATCGGCGACACGGTGGTCATCCGCAAGGCCGGCGACGTGATCCCCGAGGTCCTCGGGCCGGTGGTGGCGGCGCGGACCGGCGACGAGCGCGAGTTCGTCATGCCCAGCCACTGCCCCGAGTGCGGCACGGAGCTGCGACCGGAGAAGGAGGGCGACGCCGACATCCGGTGCCCGAACGCCCGGTCCTGCCCCGCCCAGCTGCGGGAGCGGGTCTTCCACGTCGCGGGCCGGGGCGCCTTCGACATCGAGAACCTCGGCTACGAGGCCGCCGTCGCCCTGCTGACCTCCGGCCTCCTCCAGGACGAGGGCGACCTCTTCTTCCTCGACGAGGAGCGGCTGGCACGCGCGCCGTTCTTCACGAGGAAGGACGGCGCCCTCTCCGCCAACGGCGCGAAGCTGCTCGCCAATCTCCGGACCCGCAAGGACGTGCCCCTCTGGCGGGTCCTGGTCGCGCTGTCGATCCGGCACGTCGGCCCGACGGCGGCCCAGGCCCTCGCCCGCGACTTCCGGTCGCTCGACCGGATCGTCGGCGCCTCGGAGGAGGAACTCGCGGCGGCCGACGGTGTCGGTCCGACGATCGCCCGCTCGATCCGCGAGTGGTTCGCCGTCGACTGGCACCGCGAGGTGGTGGAGAAGTGGCGGCAGGCCGGTGTCCGCATGGCCGACGCGGGCGAGCAAGCCGGCCCCGGTCCCCTCACCGGCGTGACCGTCGTGGTCACCGGATCGCTGCGCGACTACAGCCGCGACCAGGCGACGGCGGCCATCCAGGAGCGCGGCGGCAAGGTGACCGGTTCGGTGTCGAAGAAGACCGGCTTCGTCGTCGTCGGCGCCGACCCCGGCAGCAAGTACGACAAGGCCGTGCAGGTCAGGGCGCCGATCCTGGACGACGACGGTCTCCAGGTGCTCCTGGACGAGGGGCCTGACGCCGCCCGCGAGGTGGCCACGATCGGCGACGGCTCCGCATGA
- a CDS encoding ACT domain-containing protein, with amino-acid sequence MSYLLRLVVPDRPGILGAVATALGDADVDIVSLDVLERGNGVAVDDIVVDLPRDRLPDTLITAAQAVPGVTVESLRPFAGPLDTHRELELLESLARAGEGAAVKLLAAELPRVFHSGWAVLLTCGAGSYDVVAASDAAPDLEGVELPWMPLTGPLLLPSEAAWLPPRWRDMAIEMMAAPYGGDACAVVLGRSGGPPFRRSELMRLVHLTGIASTVVELPPA; translated from the coding sequence GTGTCCTATCTCCTGCGCCTGGTGGTTCCGGACCGCCCGGGCATCCTGGGCGCCGTCGCCACGGCGCTCGGTGACGCCGACGTCGACATCGTCTCCCTGGACGTGCTCGAGCGGGGCAACGGCGTCGCGGTGGACGACATCGTGGTGGACCTGCCCCGCGACCGGCTGCCGGACACCCTGATCACCGCGGCCCAGGCGGTGCCGGGCGTGACCGTGGAGTCGCTGCGGCCCTTCGCCGGCCCGCTCGACACCCACCGCGAACTCGAGCTGCTGGAGTCGCTGGCGCGCGCGGGCGAGGGCGCGGCCGTCAAGCTGCTCGCCGCCGAGCTGCCCCGGGTGTTCCACAGTGGCTGGGCGGTGCTGCTCACCTGCGGTGCGGGTTCCTACGACGTGGTCGCCGCGTCGGACGCCGCACCTGACCTCGAGGGTGTCGAGCTGCCGTGGATGCCGTTGACCGGCCCCCTCCTGCTGCCCAGCGAGGCGGCATGGCTGCCGCCGCGGTGGCGGGACATGGCCATCGAGATGATGGCCGCGCCCTACGGCGGCGACGCCTGCGCCGTCGTGCTGGGGCGTTCGGGCGGGCCGCCGTTCCGCCGTTCGGAGCTGATGCGGCTGGTGCACCTCACCGGGATCGCGTCGACGGTGGTCGAGCTGCCCCCCGCGTGA
- the gatC gene encoding Asp-tRNA(Asn)/Glu-tRNA(Gln) amidotransferase subunit GatC: protein MSTLSRKDVAHLARLSRLAVTDEELDLYAGQLSAVLDAVAQVQKAPVDDVPPTTHAVPMTNVMRADVVRPSLPRDVVLAGAPAAEDDRFRVPRILGEEE, encoded by the coding sequence ATGAGCACGCTCTCCCGCAAGGATGTCGCGCACCTGGCGCGGCTGTCCCGGCTGGCGGTGACCGACGAGGAGCTCGACCTGTACGCCGGGCAGCTGTCGGCGGTCCTGGACGCGGTGGCGCAGGTGCAGAAGGCGCCGGTCGACGACGTGCCGCCGACCACCCACGCCGTCCCGATGACCAACGTCATGCGGGCCGACGTGGTCCGGCCCAGCCTGCCGCGCGACGTCGTCCTCGCCGGTGCGCCCGCGGCCGAGGACGACCGCTTCCGCGTACCGCGCATCCTGGGGGAGGAGGAGTGA